The Coffea arabica cultivar ET-39 chromosome 1e, Coffea Arabica ET-39 HiFi, whole genome shotgun sequence genome has a window encoding:
- the LOC113701791 gene encoding protein RETICULATA-RELATED 4, chloroplastic: MSIAAANVIPPSSSFSLTYSLHSPSRRLSTSAFFVHCHHQHRLTTSITSSGAAAPRRGGHFWLTCSTPNYNTTHSVDSAPEILDNSYGNNDNNNNNSSGSGGGGGGDHSNGGGGGGENSNNNKKEAMMVLAEAGRSIESLPKDLKAAIEDGRIPGSIILKYFELEKVPLFAWLMKFGGFKERLLADDLFLAKVIMECGVGMFTKTAAEYERRRENFFKELEIVFADVVMAVIADFMLVYLPAPTVSLRAPISANAGRIAKFFYGCPDNAFQIALGGTSYSLLQRFGAIVRNGAKLFAVGTTSSLVGTVITNALINAKKAVSSVDETENVPVLSTSVGYGVYMAVSSNLRYQILAGVIEQRILEPLLHQHKLFLSAICFAVRTGNTFLGSLLWVDYARWIGVQKAQELEE, encoded by the exons ATGTCGATCGCCGCCGCCAACGTCATTCCAccatcttcttctttctctctcaCTTATTCGCTGCATTCACCCTCCCGCCGCCTCTCCACCTCCGCCTTCTTTGTCCACTGCCACCACCAACACCGACTTACCACCAGCATCACCTCCTCGGGCGCTGCAGCCCCCCGCCGCGGGGGCCATTTTTGGCTCACGTGTTCTACCCCAAACTATAACACCACCCACAGCGTCGATTCGGCGCCGGAAATCTTAGATAACAGCTACGGTAATAACGacaacaataacaataatagcTCCGGCAGCGGCGGAGGCGGTGGAGGAGATCACAGTAACGGCGGCGGCGGTGGTGGGGagaatagtaataataataaaaaggagGCCATGATGGTTCTGGCGGAGGCGGGGAGGTCGATAGAGAGCTTGCCGAAGGATTTGAAGGCGGCCATTGAAGACGGGAGGATACCTGGATCcatcattttgaaatattttgagCTGGAAAAAGTTCCTCTCTTCGCTTGGTTGATGAAATTCGGAGGATTTAAGGAGCGGCTCTTAGCGGATGATCTCTTCTTAGCTAAGGTTATCATGGAATGCGGCGTTGGCATGTTCACTAAG ACTGCTGCTGAATATGAGCGACGCAGGGAGAACTTCTTTAAGGAGCTGGAAATTGTCTTTGCAGATGTG GTGATGGCAGTAATTGCAGATTTCATGCTCGTCTACCTTCCTGCTCCGACTGTTTCTCTTCGAGCACCAATTAGTGCTAATGCAGGCCGTATAGCTAAATTCTTTTATGGCTGCCCAGATAATGCATTTCAG ATAGCTCTGGGTGGAACATCATATTCCTTGCTACAGAGATTTGGTGCAATAGtg CGCAACGGGGCAAAACTATTTGCAGTTGGCACCACATCATCTCTG GTTGGTACAGTTATTACCAATGCCTTGATAAATGCAAAGAAGGCTGTATCCTCTGTGGATGAGACTGAGAATGTGCCAGTATTATCTACCAGTGTGGGCTATGGTGTCTATATGGCAGTTTCTAGCAATCTTCG ATATCAAATATTGGCTGGTGTCATTGAACAACGAATTTTAGAGCCCTTACTGCACCAGCACAAGTTATTTCTGAGTGCAATCTGCTTCGCCGTCCGGACAGGGAACACCTTTTTGGGTTCACTACT GTGGGTTGATTATGCCCGTTGGATAGGAGTTCAGAAGGCTCAAGAGTTAGAAGAATAA